From a single Synergistaceae bacterium genomic region:
- a CDS encoding DNA-3-methyladenine glycosylase yields the protein MKLTRDFYLRDVNELARELIGKILVHDSSEGITSGIIVETEAYRGPDDKAAHTYNNKRTSRTEIQYKTGGFAYVYLIYGMYYCFNVTANSQDKPEAVLIRALEPLEGLPLMMTRRQTKSIKNLCNGPGKLCSAMGINKDSYGLDLCGNDLYIRDEGNFFNVMTSPRINIDYAQEYKFFNWRYYADNNIYVSKPHRKL from the coding sequence ATGAAATTAACGCGTGATTTTTACTTGAGGGACGTTAACGAACTCGCTCGCGAATTAATCGGCAAAATCTTAGTACACGACTCAAGCGAGGGCATAACCTCCGGCATTATCGTAGAGACTGAAGCATATCGAGGCCCTGACGACAAAGCAGCTCACACTTATAACAATAAACGCACGAGTCGTACTGAAATTCAATATAAAACAGGCGGCTTTGCTTATGTATATTTAATTTACGGGATGTATTACTGCTTTAACGTTACTGCAAACTCTCAAGACAAACCTGAGGCAGTATTAATCCGTGCTCTTGAACCTTTAGAAGGACTCCCCCTCATGATGACAAGACGGCAAACTAAATCAATCAAGAATTTATGCAATGGCCCCGGCAAATTGTGTTCTGCTATGGGAATAAATAAAGACTCTTACGGGCTCGACTTATGCGGGAATGATTTATATATTCGCGATGAGGGGAATTTTTTTAATGTCATGACTTCACCGCGCATTAATATTGATTACGCTCAAGAATATAAATTCTTTAACTGGAGATATTACGCCGATAATAATATTTACGTGTCTAAGCCTCACAGGAAATTATAA